The Acinetobacter sp. SAAs474 genome segment GATAGATCCCCAAATTGCAGCGTTTTTACCTATTGTTTTATTGGGAGCCCAAGCAGCTGATCCAAACTTAGATCCTGAACAATGGGTTACACCTGAAATGCAAAATTTGTTACGACAGGCACGTAAACGTTGTTTATCAGAATTACAAACGGAGATTAAACAAGCACCCCAGACAATTTTTAAAAAAGATGCTGATTTAAATCCACTTTTAAATTACCTAAAACAGCAATCGATTGAGTCTATGATACCTCAAGTACCATTAATGTTGGTACAGGGTGATCAAGATCAACTGGTTGATCCTCGTGGTATATCTACATACTATCAACAGATCTGTGATGCTCATAAACCTGTAGTGTATTACTCTATTGCCAATGGAGATCATCGAGATGCAGTTCGTCAAAGCTCAGTACTTTCAAAAGATTTTTTAAAGCAATTAAATCAGGGCAAGATCGTTAATTCATGTATAAAGCATTAACATCACCCCCCCGCGATACTTTTGGTTTAGTGGGGGGAGTATGCCAATATCATGAGAATGATTCAAAATGATTGCTATTATTTACCATATACGAGATATATGTGATTCATTCATGATATTTGATGACATCAAGTTAAGTCATAGACTGATGATTAACATCAGCATCAGTAGAGAAAAAACAATCCATTTGGTATTTTAGGCCATACACTCATGACGCTAAATTTCAATGAGACTGATCTTGCTGATAGGCTTCAATTGCTTCAATAGCGGCACGAAATGCTTCTTGTGTTGCTGGTGCACCACAATAGGGTAAGCTATGTAAGAGCACTTCCTGAATTTCTTCAATACTTGCCCCGTTATTCAGTGCACCACGGATATGGCCTTTAAGTTCAGTCGGACTTTTCTGTGCCACCAAAAATGCAATGGTGATTAAAGAGCGATATTTTCGAGGTAATACGCCTTCACGTTGCCAAGTCGAACCCCATGCATGTTCATTGATCCAATCCTGTAAAGGCTGGGTAAATGCAGTGGTATTGTCTTTTGCCCGTTGTACAAAATCAGCCCCCATGACTTCTGTCCGGACTTTTAAACCATTTTCATAATCGTGTTGTGACATGATATTCTCTATAGCGGTTGGTGAAGTTAAATTTATTAACTATATGATATTATTATATATTAAATTATTTTTTTTATTGTGTGTTTGAACTTTAGTATTAAAACACACATCAATATCGTGATTTTAGATACAGTTTTGATAATCGTGGTTGCACCCACAGAATCGTCTAAACCTGCTAGGCGCATGGCTTGATGTGCAGGATCTTGTTTTAAATTCGCAGATAATACACAGTCCATAATAACTTCATCAATATTTGTGGCATGTAATTGGACACCTTCGATGGATGATGATCTACTAAATCAAAGTAGCCTAAGCAACTTTGATTTAATAGATAAAAAATGATCAGATTAAGCATCGACTTTGGCAGTATCGAGCTCATTTGCATGTAAGAAATGCGTATGATGTGGAGCACGTTTAGTTTTTGACCATTGCTCTAACATTTCATGTTTCATTTCTTCAGTGATCATGGCTATTTTTTCTGGTGCTTTTTCATCATCATAAGCCAATTCTAAACGATGGCCATTTGGATCAAAGAAGTAAATTGAATGGAAAATACCATGGTTGGTAATGCCAAGTACATCGATACCATTGGCTTCTAAGTGTGCTTTGGCTTCAATCAGAGCGGCACGGTCTTTGACTTTTAAAGCAATATGCTGTACCCATTTTGGTGTGTTTTCATCACGGCCCATGTCTGGTTGAGTGGGTAATTCAAAGAAGGCTAAAACGTTACCATGACCAGCATCTAGAAATAAATGCATATATGGATCAAAAGCCTTGG includes the following:
- a CDS encoding VOC family protein — its product is MAIQVEKIHHVAYRCKDAKETVEWYKKNLNMDFILAFAEDHVPSTKAFDPYMHLFLDAGHGNVLAFFELPTQPDMGRDENTPKWVQHIALKVKDRAALIEAKAHLEANGIDVLGITNHGIFHSIYFFDPNGHRLELAYDDEKAPEKIAMITEEMKHEMLEQWSKTKRAPHHTHFLHANELDTAKVDA
- a CDS encoding carboxymuconolactone decarboxylase family protein, with amino-acid sequence MSQHDYENGLKVRTEVMGADFVQRAKDNTTAFTQPLQDWINEHAWGSTWQREGVLPRKYRSLITIAFLVAQKSPTELKGHIRGALNNGASIEEIQEVLLHSLPYCGAPATQEAFRAAIEAIEAYQQDQSH